A genomic window from Vigna radiata var. radiata cultivar VC1973A chromosome 2, Vradiata_ver6, whole genome shotgun sequence includes:
- the LOC106755594 gene encoding MADS-box transcription factor 1 isoform X3: MGRGRVELKRIENKINRQVTFAKRRNGLLKKAYELSVLCDAELALIIFSTRGKLYEFCSTSSMLKTLERYQKCNYGAPEANASTKEALVLELSSQQEYLKLKARYEALQRFQRNLMGEDLGPLSSNELESLERQLDSSLKQIRSTREHLLGEANTALRQRLEEYQINQFQLNPSGEDMGYDRHPGQHQGDALFQPLECEPTLQMGYRPDPVSVITGGQSMNNFMGGWLP; this comes from the exons atgggAAGGGGAAGAGTGGAGTTGAAGAGAATTGAGAACAAGATCAACAGGCAAGTGACCTTTGCAAAACGAAGAAACGGGCTTTTGAAGAAAGCTTATGAGCTTTCCGTTCTTTGTGATGCCGAGCTTGCTCTCATCATCTTCTCCACTAGAGGAAAGTTGTACGAGTTTTGCAGCACTTCAAG CATGCTGAAAACGCTAGAGAGGTATCAGAAATGTAACTATGGAGCGCCCGAGGCCAATGCGTCAACAAAGGAAGCCTTGGTATTG GAGTTAAGCAGTCAACAAGAATATTTGAAGCTGAAAGCACGGTATGAAGCTCTACAACGTTTTCAAAG GAACCTTATGGGAGAAGATCTTGGCCCTCTAAGCAGCAATGAGCTTGAATCACTTGAAAGGCAGCTAGATTCGTCTTTGAAGCAAATCAGATCAACAAGG GAACACTTGCTAGGTGAGGCAAACACAGCTCTCAGACAAAGG TTGGAAGAgtatcaaataaatcaatttcaactgAATCCCAGTGGTGAAGATATGGGTTATGACCGCCATCCAGGTCAACACCAAGGCGATGCTCTCTTTCAACCATTGGAGTGTGAGCCAACATTACAAATGGG ATATAGACCTGATCCAGTATCAGTGATAACAGGAGGCCAGAGCATGAACAATTTCATGGGAGGATGGTTACCATGA
- the LOC106755594 gene encoding MADS-box transcription factor 1 isoform X1 has protein sequence MGRGRVELKRIENKINRQVTFAKRRNGLLKKAYELSVLCDAELALIIFSTRGKLYEFCSTSSMLKTLERYQKCNYGAPEANASTKEALVLELSSQQEYLKLKARYEALQRFQRNLMGEDLGPLSSNELESLERQLDSSLKQIRSTRTQFMLDQLSDSQRKEHLLGEANTALRQRLEEYQINQFQLNPSGEDMGYDRHPGQHQGDALFQPLECEPTLQMGYRPDPVSVITGGQSMNNFMGGWLP, from the exons atgggAAGGGGAAGAGTGGAGTTGAAGAGAATTGAGAACAAGATCAACAGGCAAGTGACCTTTGCAAAACGAAGAAACGGGCTTTTGAAGAAAGCTTATGAGCTTTCCGTTCTTTGTGATGCCGAGCTTGCTCTCATCATCTTCTCCACTAGAGGAAAGTTGTACGAGTTTTGCAGCACTTCAAG CATGCTGAAAACGCTAGAGAGGTATCAGAAATGTAACTATGGAGCGCCCGAGGCCAATGCGTCAACAAAGGAAGCCTTGGTATTG GAGTTAAGCAGTCAACAAGAATATTTGAAGCTGAAAGCACGGTATGAAGCTCTACAACGTTTTCAAAG GAACCTTATGGGAGAAGATCTTGGCCCTCTAAGCAGCAATGAGCTTGAATCACTTGAAAGGCAGCTAGATTCGTCTTTGAAGCAAATCAGATCAACAAGG ACCCAATTCATGCTGGATCAGCTTTCTGATAGTCAGCGCAAG GAACACTTGCTAGGTGAGGCAAACACAGCTCTCAGACAAAGG TTGGAAGAgtatcaaataaatcaatttcaactgAATCCCAGTGGTGAAGATATGGGTTATGACCGCCATCCAGGTCAACACCAAGGCGATGCTCTCTTTCAACCATTGGAGTGTGAGCCAACATTACAAATGGG ATATAGACCTGATCCAGTATCAGTGATAACAGGAGGCCAGAGCATGAACAATTTCATGGGAGGATGGTTACCATGA
- the LOC106755594 gene encoding MADS-box transcription factor 1 isoform X2, with amino-acid sequence MGRGRVELKRIENKINRQVTFAKRRNGLLKKAYELSVLCDAELALIIFSTRGKLYEFCSTSSMLKTLERYQKCNYGAPEANASTKEALELSSQQEYLKLKARYEALQRFQRNLMGEDLGPLSSNELESLERQLDSSLKQIRSTRTQFMLDQLSDSQRKEHLLGEANTALRQRLEEYQINQFQLNPSGEDMGYDRHPGQHQGDALFQPLECEPTLQMGYRPDPVSVITGGQSMNNFMGGWLP; translated from the exons atgggAAGGGGAAGAGTGGAGTTGAAGAGAATTGAGAACAAGATCAACAGGCAAGTGACCTTTGCAAAACGAAGAAACGGGCTTTTGAAGAAAGCTTATGAGCTTTCCGTTCTTTGTGATGCCGAGCTTGCTCTCATCATCTTCTCCACTAGAGGAAAGTTGTACGAGTTTTGCAGCACTTCAAG CATGCTGAAAACGCTAGAGAGGTATCAGAAATGTAACTATGGAGCGCCCGAGGCCAATGCGTCAACAAAGGAAGCCTTG GAGTTAAGCAGTCAACAAGAATATTTGAAGCTGAAAGCACGGTATGAAGCTCTACAACGTTTTCAAAG GAACCTTATGGGAGAAGATCTTGGCCCTCTAAGCAGCAATGAGCTTGAATCACTTGAAAGGCAGCTAGATTCGTCTTTGAAGCAAATCAGATCAACAAGG ACCCAATTCATGCTGGATCAGCTTTCTGATAGTCAGCGCAAG GAACACTTGCTAGGTGAGGCAAACACAGCTCTCAGACAAAGG TTGGAAGAgtatcaaataaatcaatttcaactgAATCCCAGTGGTGAAGATATGGGTTATGACCGCCATCCAGGTCAACACCAAGGCGATGCTCTCTTTCAACCATTGGAGTGTGAGCCAACATTACAAATGGG ATATAGACCTGATCCAGTATCAGTGATAACAGGAGGCCAGAGCATGAACAATTTCATGGGAGGATGGTTACCATGA